A window from Gemmatimonadota bacterium encodes these proteins:
- a CDS encoding ABC transporter permease translates to MLFLEILVVSMGAIRANLLRSVLTTLGIVIGIAAVITMVALGEGAQQSVQEQINRLGTTVLTIRPGQQMMHGVARGDTQMSVDDAAALRDGSSGLLTVSPEQQSRMQVTYLRWNSSNTLMGVWPEYFDIYNHSLVAGRFFTWGEVRGRRRVVVLGSNLPESLGETPPELLVGQTIQVRGIPFEVVGVLAEKGDAAWVRPDDQIFVPQSTAQYRVMGGRDRLSAIYAATATTDELDMAYAEIDRIMRRERRIRPGEDADFNISNSSDLLATFNETNETFTLLLAGIAAVSLLVGGIGIMNIMLVSVTERTREIGIRKAMGATKRAIMSQFLVEALFLCTLGGFLGVAAGYGAAEVMTRVAGWDTAVRPEAVIAALAFSAAVGLFFGIWPARRASILDPIDALRYE, encoded by the coding sequence ATGTTATTTCTTGAGATTTTGGTGGTTTCGATGGGTGCGATCCGTGCGAACCTGCTGCGGTCGGTCCTCACGACACTGGGGATCGTGATCGGAATCGCGGCCGTGATCACGATGGTCGCGCTCGGAGAGGGCGCCCAACAGAGCGTGCAGGAGCAGATCAACCGGTTGGGCACCACGGTTCTGACGATCCGACCCGGACAGCAAATGATGCACGGCGTTGCTCGTGGCGACACCCAGATGTCCGTCGATGACGCGGCCGCACTGAGAGACGGCTCGAGTGGTCTTCTGACCGTGTCGCCCGAGCAGCAGTCCCGCATGCAGGTCACTTACCTGCGTTGGAATTCCAGTAACACGCTGATGGGCGTGTGGCCGGAGTATTTCGACATCTACAACCACAGTCTCGTCGCCGGGCGCTTCTTCACCTGGGGTGAGGTCCGGGGGCGGCGTCGCGTCGTGGTGCTCGGAAGCAATCTCCCGGAGTCGCTCGGCGAGACGCCTCCCGAGCTCCTCGTCGGCCAGACGATCCAGGTGCGCGGGATTCCGTTCGAGGTGGTCGGTGTCTTGGCGGAGAAGGGCGACGCCGCCTGGGTCCGTCCTGACGATCAGATCTTCGTCCCACAGTCGACCGCGCAATATCGGGTGATGGGTGGGCGGGACCGGCTGAGCGCGATCTACGCAGCGACTGCAACGACTGACGAGCTAGACATGGCGTACGCGGAGATCGACCGAATCATGCGCCGGGAGCGCCGGATCCGGCCGGGTGAGGATGCGGACTTCAACATCAGCAACTCATCGGACCTTCTCGCAACGTTCAACGAGACGAACGAGACGTTCACGCTGTTGCTGGCGGGAATCGCGGCAGTGAGCCTGCTCGTAGGTGGCATCGGCATCATGAATATCATGCTGGTGTCGGTGACGGAGCGCACTCGCGAGATCGGGATTCGCAAGGCGATGGGCGCGACGAAGCGAGCGATCATGTCCCAGTTCCTGGTGGAAGCACTCTTCCTGTGCACTCTTGGTGGCTTCTTGGGGGTGGCCGCCGGTTACGGTGCGGCGGAAGTGATGACGCGGGTTGCCGGTTGGGATACGGCCGTCCGGCCTGAAGCGGTGATTGCGGCGCTCGCTTTCTCGGCTGCGGTCGGTTTGTTTTTCGGGATCTGGCCAGCCCGGCGGGCCTCGATCCTGGACCCGATCGACGCGCTGCGGTACGAGTAG
- a CDS encoding efflux RND transporter periplasmic adaptor subunit, which produces MTKLIGRCAVLGLLLVTASACEGGEAAEAASTVETVEVVRATLLISAEATGTIEPIREVEVKSKASGEILRLHVDIGDEVRPGQLLADIDPRDVQNRYDQTEADLEVAQVRFDIGEDQLERSNQLLAREVITAQEHEGARVEYANSRANLVKAQTNFDLAVLQLEDVRITAPMTGTIIQKNVEEGMVIQSASGNVSGGTTLFLMANLREMQVRTLVDETDMGQLAPGMVANVTVEAFPDRIFRGAIKKIEPQATVEQNVTMFPVIVSIDNRGGLLKPGMNAEVEVMVDEAVNVLVVPNNAIVKTTDVGPAAMALGLDVDNMDLSEFMSAGRGGFGGYAAMGGRGGGGEGAGRGGRRGGEGGFGGGQGGDHSAGRGQRGGGQSGEITQEEMRARIQGAMAGFGDMGGDGGPPRESRSAVVFVMGADSVPQPRLIQIGLNDWDRTEIVSGVEEGDVLVVVGAAQLMAQQQAYLDRMRERMGGGNPFGGSTRGMGGMRGRGRPR; this is translated from the coding sequence ATGACGAAGTTGATCGGACGGTGCGCTGTTCTCGGCCTCCTCCTCGTCACGGCTAGCGCTTGCGAGGGCGGTGAGGCTGCCGAAGCGGCCTCTACCGTCGAGACGGTCGAGGTCGTGCGGGCCACTCTCCTGATCAGCGCGGAGGCCACTGGTACGATCGAACCGATCCGCGAGGTCGAGGTCAAGTCGAAGGCGTCTGGCGAGATTCTGCGGTTGCACGTCGATATTGGCGACGAGGTACGGCCCGGACAGCTGCTCGCGGACATCGACCCTCGAGACGTGCAGAACCGCTACGATCAGACGGAAGCGGACCTCGAGGTGGCGCAGGTGCGGTTCGACATCGGCGAAGACCAACTCGAGCGCTCCAATCAACTGCTCGCGCGGGAGGTCATCACGGCGCAGGAGCACGAAGGGGCACGGGTCGAGTACGCCAACTCGAGGGCTAACCTCGTGAAGGCTCAGACGAACTTCGACCTCGCGGTGCTGCAGCTCGAGGACGTGCGCATTACGGCCCCGATGACGGGCACGATCATCCAGAAGAACGTCGAAGAGGGCATGGTCATTCAGTCCGCATCCGGCAACGTGTCCGGTGGCACCACGCTGTTCCTGATGGCGAACCTACGCGAGATGCAGGTTCGCACGCTCGTCGACGAAACGGACATGGGCCAGCTCGCTCCCGGCATGGTCGCGAACGTGACGGTGGAAGCGTTCCCCGATCGCATCTTCCGCGGCGCGATCAAGAAGATCGAGCCGCAGGCGACGGTCGAACAGAACGTGACGATGTTCCCGGTCATCGTGAGCATCGACAATCGCGGAGGGCTGTTGAAGCCGGGCATGAACGCCGAAGTCGAAGTGATGGTGGATGAGGCGGTGAACGTGCTGGTCGTGCCCAACAACGCGATCGTGAAGACGACGGACGTCGGTCCGGCGGCGATGGCGCTCGGCCTGGACGTCGACAACATGGATCTGTCCGAGTTCATGAGCGCCGGCCGAGGTGGCTTCGGCGGGTATGCCGCCATGGGTGGACGCGGTGGGGGAGGCGAAGGCGCTGGCCGGGGTGGCCGACGAGGCGGGGAAGGTGGATTCGGCGGTGGACAGGGCGGAGACCACAGTGCTGGACGTGGCCAGCGGGGTGGCGGTCAGTCCGGTGAGATCACGCAGGAAGAGATGCGCGCGCGCATACAGGGCGCGATGGCAGGATTCGGTGACATGGGGGGCGACGGCGGTCCGCCTCGTGAATCCCGCTCCGCAGTGGTCTTCGTGATGGGCGCCGACAGCGTGCCGCAACCCAGGCTCATACAGATCGGTCTGAACGACTGGGACCGTACGGAGATCGTGAGCGGCGTCGAGGAAGGCGACGTGCTGGTCGTCGTCGGTGCGGCTCAGCTCATGGCCCAGCAGCAGGCGTACCTCGACCGCATGCGTGAGCGCATGGGCGGAGGCAACCCGTTCGGCGGCTCGACACGCGGCATGGGCGGCATGCGCGGTCGCGGTCGGCCCCGATAG